A stretch of Carya illinoinensis cultivar Pawnee chromosome 14, C.illinoinensisPawnee_v1, whole genome shotgun sequence DNA encodes these proteins:
- the LOC122293625 gene encoding flavonoid 3'-monooxygenase CYP75B137-like: protein MCEWVMARLLKHPEIMRKVTEELTGVVGLDNLVEESHLPKLHYLEVVIKETCRLQLVGPFLLVCTPSESSIIGGYHVPEGSSIFLNAWAIQRDPKYWDNPLKFKPERFLNNAFGRFDYLGNNFKYLPFGSGRRICARLTLGERTLKYILASFLHSYEWKLPQDSEIEFSDMFGVVTKTKNPTITIPTPRLSNSELYTE from the coding sequence ATGTGTGAATGGGTGATGGCAAGGTTGTTGAAGCATCCAGAGATAATGAGAAAGGTTACTGAAGAATTAACAGGAGTTGTAGGGTTGGACAACTTAGTTGAAGAATCTCATTTGCCCAAATTACATTATTTAGAAGTTGTTATTAAAGAGACATGCCGTTTGCAGCTAGTTGGTCCTTTCCTATTAGTTTGTACTCCAAGTGAATCTAGCATCATTGGAGGGTACCATGTACCCGAAGGTTCTAGTATTTTCCTAAATGCTTGGGCTATACAAAGGGATCCAAAGTATTGGGACAATCCATTGAAATTTAAACCTGAGAGGTTTCTAAATAATGCTTTTGGTAGGTTTGATTATTTAGGCAACAACTTTAAATATCTTCCATTTGGGTCAGGGAGAAGAATATGCGCAAGGCTTACACTAGGGGAGAGGACACTCAAATACATCTTGGCTTCTTTTTTGCATTCCTATGAGTGGAAATTGCCACAAGATTCAGAGATAGAATTTTCTGACATGTTCGGTGTTGTTACCAAGACGAAGAATCCAACCATTACAATTCCAACTCCAAGGTTATCCAATTCTGAGCTCTACACAGAATAG